A region of Allocoleopsis franciscana PCC 7113 DNA encodes the following proteins:
- a CDS encoding SDR family NAD(P)-dependent oxidoreductase, producing MTQLREAVVLITGATGGFGQELTRQLLRAGSRLILTDLDKVVLHQRAEAIWSEVATGEVLACLTADLATREGCESLYHQVKALGIPVDVLINNAGIAVVGHVNEVPLEPWEQLMQVNLMAPMRLSALFVTDMIARQKGHIVNISSIAGWAAPPGLTHYAASKFGLRGFSEGLFDELKAYNIKVTAVYPFFSRTPILQSKRYGTFAQRNPDLPENWITDPAKVMRETIQGIIRDQLHVFPDSVAKNIHFFKRYAPGFLDWISNEFSRRLKSGTGR from the coding sequence ATGACCCAGCTACGCGAAGCAGTGGTGTTAATTACGGGTGCAACCGGTGGCTTCGGACAGGAACTCACCCGACAGTTATTGAGGGCGGGTAGCCGATTAATCCTCACGGATCTGGATAAAGTCGTTCTACATCAACGGGCTGAGGCTATTTGGAGCGAAGTGGCAACGGGTGAGGTACTGGCTTGCCTCACTGCCGATTTGGCTACCCGTGAGGGTTGTGAATCACTTTATCACCAAGTCAAAGCATTGGGCATTCCTGTGGATGTTTTAATTAACAATGCTGGGATCGCCGTGGTGGGTCATGTTAACGAAGTTCCGTTAGAGCCATGGGAACAATTGATGCAGGTGAACTTAATGGCACCGATGCGATTAAGTGCATTATTTGTGACGGATATGATTGCTCGTCAAAAGGGGCATATCGTTAACATTTCATCGATCGCAGGCTGGGCGGCACCGCCTGGGCTAACTCATTACGCCGCCAGCAAATTTGGGTTACGGGGATTTAGCGAAGGACTTTTCGATGAATTGAAGGCTTATAACATTAAGGTAACAGCCGTTTATCCGTTTTTTAGCCGCACTCCGATTTTACAATCGAAACGGTATGGAACATTTGCCCAGAGAAACCCGGATTTACCAGAAAACTGGATAACCGATCCAGCGAAGGTTATGCGCGAAACGATTCAAGGAATTATTCGCGATCAATTGCACGTCTTTCCCGATTCAGTCGCTAAAAATATCCACTTTTTCAAACGATATGCTCCCGGATTTTTAGACTGGATTAGCAACGAGTTCAGTAGGAGACTCAAAAGTGGTACAGGTCGTTAG
- a CDS encoding flavin-containing monooxygenase, protein MLDTTEKHLIIGAGFVGLGMAQALKAAAIPYDQVDASDDIGGNWYHGVYETAHIISSRKITQFTHFPMPEDYPDFPSAQNMRDYLNAFADHFELREPIELNRTVSEVRPIENNLWEVTFADGEQRIYKGVLVCNGHHWCKRFPKFEGEFNGEIIHSKDYKRPEQLRGKRVLVIGGGNSACDIAAEAARVGAKCVLSMRESVWFIPKTFAGVPVADLGKSWMPPLPAWFGRLMVYWIIRLTFGQHSDYGLPKPNHRIFEKHPTLNTEVPYYIKHGRIIPKPGVRQLKGWKVEFLDGSCEEFDLIVCATGFYVAYPFFPEELQRVEGAVVKCYGGSFLDDYKGLYYIGWEQIRGGVGSLVAAYGPLFARYLKLQDEINVPLGLVFKEMGQQLPTTHLADPQKIFRQFQAANASFNRIAKKAHQVDAQYPNFSNRPLQK, encoded by the coding sequence ATGCTTGATACAACTGAGAAACATTTAATTATTGGCGCGGGTTTTGTGGGCTTAGGTATGGCTCAAGCCCTGAAAGCGGCTGCTATTCCATACGATCAAGTTGATGCGAGTGATGATATTGGCGGCAATTGGTATCACGGTGTCTACGAAACCGCACATATTATTTCATCCCGCAAGATTACTCAATTTACTCATTTCCCCATGCCGGAGGATTATCCCGACTTTCCCAGCGCTCAAAACATGCGGGATTATCTGAATGCTTTTGCCGATCATTTTGAGTTACGTGAGCCGATCGAACTCAATCGTACAGTGAGTGAGGTGCGACCGATTGAAAACAATCTTTGGGAAGTCACTTTTGCCGATGGGGAACAACGAATCTATAAAGGGGTATTAGTCTGCAACGGGCATCACTGGTGCAAGCGTTTTCCTAAATTTGAGGGAGAATTTAACGGAGAGATTATCCATTCCAAAGATTACAAACGACCCGAACAGTTGCGTGGTAAACGAGTTTTGGTGATTGGTGGCGGAAACTCAGCCTGTGATATCGCCGCAGAAGCGGCACGGGTAGGAGCCAAGTGCGTCTTGAGTATGCGCGAATCAGTATGGTTCATCCCTAAAACCTTTGCCGGGGTTCCGGTTGCCGATTTGGGTAAATCATGGATGCCACCACTGCCAGCATGGTTCGGCCGGTTAATGGTGTATTGGATCATACGCCTGACATTTGGTCAGCACTCTGACTATGGTTTACCCAAACCCAACCATCGAATTTTCGAGAAACACCCAACTCTCAACACTGAGGTGCCTTATTACATTAAACATGGTCGTATCATTCCTAAGCCTGGTGTGCGTCAGCTTAAGGGCTGGAAAGTTGAATTTCTCGATGGTAGTTGTGAGGAATTTGATTTAATTGTTTGTGCAACGGGATTTTACGTTGCCTATCCCTTCTTCCCTGAGGAACTTCAGCGCGTCGAAGGAGCCGTTGTCAAATGTTATGGGGGTTCGTTTCTCGATGACTATAAGGGACTTTATTACATTGGTTGGGAACAAATTCGAGGAGGGGTTGGTTCGCTTGTTGCGGCTTATGGCCCACTCTTTGCCCGTTATCTCAAACTCCAGGATGAAATCAATGTGCCACTGGGTTTAGTTTTCAAAGAAATGGGACAACAGCTACCGACAACCCATCTTGCGGATCCACAAAAGATTTTTAGACAATTCCAGGCTGCTAACGCCTCCTTTAACCGGATTGCCAAAAAAGCCCATCAAGTTGATGCCCAATATCCCAACTTTAGTAACCGCCCACTCCAAAAGTAA
- the miaB gene encoding tRNA (N6-isopentenyl adenosine(37)-C2)-methylthiotransferase MiaB, which translates to MTTSRRRYHITTFGCQMNKADSERMAGILEDMGFEWSQDPNDANLVLYNTCTIRDNAEQKVYSYLGRQAKRKHEQADLTLVVAGCVAQQEGEALLRRVPELDLVMGPQHANRLQDLLEQVFDGNQVVATEPIQIVEDITKPRRDSTVTAWVNVIYGCNERCTYCVVPNVRGVEQSRTPEAIRKDMEELGQQGYKEITLLGQNIDAYGRDLPGVTESGRHLHTLTELLYYVHDVPGIERIRFATSHPRYFTERLIRACAELPKVCEHFHIPFQSGDNDILKAMARGYTQEKYRRIIDKIREYMPDASISADAIVGFPGETEAQFENTLKLVEDIGFDLLNTAAYSPRPGTPAALWENQLSEEVKSDRLQRLNHLVSTKAAQASQRYLGRIEEVLVEDQNLKDPTQVMGRTKGNRLTFFAGDINELKGQLVKVKITEIRAFSLTGRVLD; encoded by the coding sequence ATGACCACTTCTCGCCGTCGCTATCACATCACCACCTTCGGCTGCCAGATGAACAAAGCTGACTCGGAGCGCATGGCTGGCATCCTAGAAGATATGGGCTTCGAGTGGTCTCAAGACCCCAACGACGCTAATTTAGTTCTTTACAACACCTGTACCATTCGGGATAACGCCGAGCAAAAGGTTTATTCTTACCTGGGAAGACAGGCAAAGCGCAAGCATGAACAAGCTGATTTAACTCTTGTGGTGGCTGGATGCGTTGCCCAGCAAGAGGGAGAAGCCTTGCTGCGTCGAGTTCCAGAGCTCGATTTGGTCATGGGGCCGCAACATGCGAACCGTCTCCAGGATTTGCTGGAACAAGTATTTGATGGAAACCAAGTTGTCGCCACAGAACCGATTCAGATTGTAGAAGACATCACCAAACCTCGCCGGGATAGTACAGTTACGGCTTGGGTGAATGTGATTTACGGCTGTAATGAGCGCTGTACTTACTGTGTGGTTCCCAACGTCCGGGGGGTTGAGCAATCCCGCACTCCAGAAGCGATTCGGAAAGACATGGAGGAATTAGGGCAACAGGGTTACAAGGAAATCACGCTACTCGGTCAAAATATCGACGCTTATGGGCGCGATCTCCCTGGCGTTACGGAGTCTGGGCGACACCTGCACACTTTAACCGAACTCTTGTATTACGTTCACGATGTGCCAGGAATTGAGCGCATCCGCTTTGCAACCAGCCATCCCCGCTATTTCACTGAACGATTGATTCGCGCTTGTGCCGAGTTGCCCAAGGTGTGTGAACATTTCCACATTCCTTTCCAATCGGGGGATAACGATATTCTCAAGGCAATGGCACGGGGTTACACTCAGGAAAAATATCGCCGGATTATTGACAAGATTCGCGAGTATATGCCGGATGCATCGATTAGTGCCGATGCGATTGTGGGTTTTCCTGGGGAAACGGAAGCACAGTTTGAGAATACCCTCAAGCTAGTAGAGGATATCGGTTTTGATTTGCTCAATACGGCGGCTTATTCTCCCCGTCCCGGTACTCCTGCGGCACTGTGGGAGAATCAACTAAGTGAAGAGGTGAAAAGCGATCGCCTCCAGCGCCTCAATCACCTAGTTTCTACAAAAGCTGCTCAAGCGTCGCAACGTTACTTAGGACGGATTGAAGAAGTCCTCGTGGAAGACCAAAATCTCAAAGATCCCACCCAAGTTATGGGACGCACGAAGGGTAATCGTCTCACCTTCTTTGCGGGCGATATTAATGAACTTAAAGGTCAATTGGTGAAGGTCAAAATTACTGAAATTCGTGCATTCAGCTTAACGGGTAGAGTATTGGATTAA